Below is a genomic region from Neisseria zoodegmatis.
GCCGACCGTCATCAACGCCAACACCACAATCCAACCGCGCATGCCTTCCATGCTGCTCCACAAAAAACGCCACAAACCTTTTTCAGGTGTTTTCGGCAACGTATCGGGATAGGGGTCGATACGGGATTCGAACCAGTCAAAAAAACGCTTAATCATCCATTTCATCCATTTAAGACATGCCGTAGAAAAATGGCCGTCTGAAAGATTCATTTCTTTACATTAACGCAAAAGCCAAAGCAGTATAAACGCATAAGCCCACAAAGCGCCGCCTGCCGCAAGCAGCACAAGCATATCGGCAGGCTTGTTGGGATAGCCGCTTAAGTTGGGTTGAGAATCTGCCGGCAAAACCAGCCCATAGACAAACTGTGCCGACATAACCAGCAGCACAAACGGCATCAAGAAGGGAATGAACGCCGCAGCTACAGCCACCACAATGCCCGACAGATACACCATTCTGCCGATTGACCAACCACGGCCTGCATCGTTGCAACGTTTATCCAACTGCTTGTTTTGATGATAAATTAGGCAACCGGTGAAAAAAGCAAAGGCCACGCCCGCCTTTCCCAAGTGGGTTTGAGTGGAGCCGACCGAATTGAACACACCGAGAAACCACGGGATAAACCAATGCAACAGCAATGCAACTAAAGCCGAAGGCAGACAATATGCAGCAAAACGGCTGCGGGCAAGGCGGCGGTTATTTAAGGGGTCGTGTTCCGAAGCATATTCGATATAAGACATATTTTTATTTTGGCCATCATTATTTCAACAAATTCTTCAAAGCCAAACGCACGCCTTCGCTCACATCGGTTCCCGCCGGAATGCCTTTTACCGCAACTTTGGCTTCGCGCTCGTTGTAGCCCAAGGCCAAAAGCGTGCTGACCATATCGTCGGTTTCGTCCGGCGCGGCGGCGGGGGCGAACAGGCCGGCGGCGGTTTGTTCCGACACCAGCTTGCCGCGCAGCTCCAGCACCATGCGTTCGGCGGTTTTTTTGCCGATGCCGGGCGCGGAAGAAAGCCGTTTCACATCTTCCTGCGCCACGGCCTGCGCCAATTCGTCCGAAGTCATGGCCGACAAAATACCCAATGCGGTTTTGGCCCCGATACCGCTCACCTTTACCAATTGGCGGAACGTGGCGCGTTCGGCGGCCGAGGCAAATCCGAACAGCAAATGCGCATCTTCGCGCACCACAAGCTGGGTATAAAGCTGCACGCTCTCGCCAAGCGGCGGCAGCAGATAAAAAGTCTGCATCGATACATCGACTTCGTACCCCACCCCGCCGACATCAATCACGATTTGCGGAGGTGTTTTTTCGATGAGTTTGCCGGTGAGTCTGCTGATCATGGTTGCTTCCGTTGAGTATTAAGAATGGGGCTTACAATTCTTGAGGCCGTCTGAAAAGGTTTTCAGACGGCCTAGGGCGTGTCGTCAGAAGGCTTGTGAAACAGTATTTTGAGGCAAAATCCGCAGGTACAAGGCAAAAAGCACAGCAAGATTGGACATCTTGCGCGCATTTTTAACGCAGCAGATGTGGATTTTGACCAAAAATACCGCCGCAACGCTTTCTGACGACACGCCCCAGCATTATACACCGAGCAAACAAAACGGCCTGCATGATGCAGGCCGTCTGAAAAAAGCACTGATTAAAGCGAAGTCAGCAATCTGTCTTTGGCAGTATCGGCATGGTCTTGGCGCTGGAACGGCCCCATGCGTACCACATAATTGCGACCTTGTTTAACCATAGAAACTTTTTCGCTCATGTCGGCTGATTTCAAGTGGTTGCCGCTGCGCTTCACATAATCTTGGGCGGCGGCTTTGCTGTTGAAACTTTTCAGGTTGACATAAATGTTTTTGGCTTCTTGTCGGGCAAAGTTTTCCGAAGCACCGCGCCCCGGCACGATTTGCTCGACACGCACTTTGGCGGTGCCTTTGTGAATAAAGCCTAATTTTTGAGCGGCGGCTTTCGATACGTCTACTACACGGCTGCCGTGAAACGGGCCGCGGTCGTTGATGCGTACCACTACGCTTTTGCCGTTACTGAGGTTGGTAACGCGGGCATAGCTGGGAATAGGCAGGGTTTTGTGGGCGGCGGTCATGGCGTTCATGTTGTAACGCTCGCCGCTGGAAGTTTTACGTCCGTGAAATTGGCCGCCATACCAAGAGGCGCTGCCGGTTTGGCTGAACGAGGATACTTTCTTTAACGGATGGTAGCGTTTGCCGGCTACTTTGTAGCTCATATTGGCGGACTTATTGAGTTTTTCCGCTTTAACAACGGCATCGGCTTGTACAACGGAAGGCGCGGCAAGCCCTAATACGAGGGCGGCTACGGTTCCGGTAAAGAAGTTTCGTTTGGCTTGGGTCAAAACAAATTCCAATTCTCGAGTTAATGATGTTTTCAGACGGCCTGCCAAGCGGGTGTTGGGCTGTTATGCGCCGTCTTCGTAACCGTTTTGCCGCCACGCTTCAAACAGCATCACGGCTACGGTATTGGAAAGATTCATGCTTCTGCTGCCCGGCAACATCGGCAAACGGAGTTTCTGCTCTTCCGGCAAACTGTTGAGTATGTCGGCCGGCAAGCCCCGGGTTTCGGGGCCGAACAAAAAAACGTCGCCCGGTTGGAATGCTGCCGCATCCGGGCGGGTGCTGCCTTTGGTGGTCAGCGCAAAAATACGCCTTCCCGACAGCGCTTTAACACAATCCTCAAAATTTTCGTGTACGGTAATTTTGGCGAATTCGTGATAATCCAGCCCTGCCCTTTTCATTTTGCTTGAGTCCAACGGAAAACCGAGCGGCTTCACCAGATGAAGGTCGGCGCCGGTATTGGCGCACAAGCGGATGATATTGCCCGTATTGGGCGGGATTTCAGGCTGGTATAAAACAACAGTAAACATATAAATCAATCAGTTAAGGTTCGGCACTATGCCCTAATCGGGCGGGTGCGTCAAAATTTTTGCACTATTTTTTCATTTGCGGACGGGCGAGCGCCCAGCAAAAAACGGCTGAAGCCCCCGCCCTTCTTAAGGTTGCGGCCAATGCTTCAAAAGTTGCGCCTGTTGTAACCACATCATCGACAAGCAGGATCTTACGATTCTTAACCTGTTGATTATTTTCATTATTTATTACAAACGCATTTTTTACGTTCTTCTTGCGTTCATCACGCTTCAGCGTACTTTGCGGCGCATGAGGCCGTCTGAAAACAACATGGCGGGATAACACCGGCAAAGAGTAATGCCTGCCGACGGCTTCGGCCAATCCGTCGGTTTGGTTGAAACCGCGAAACAGCCGTCTTTCTTTGCTCAAAGGCATAGCCAGCACCGTGTCGATTTCAGCTTCCTCCAACCACGGCGGGGCGTGGTCGAGCATCAGCGCCGACAAGGGGCGTTGCATACTCAAATCGGCTTGATGTTTGAACGCATGAATCATCGCGCTGACGGGCGGTTCGTAATAAACCGACGTCCACAATTTTTCAAAAGGCGGCGGTTTCTGCTGGCATTGCCCGCATAACGCCGCGCCCACGCTGGTTTGCGTGCAGGAAGGGCAGGTATTGGCGGAATCGGTGCGGCATTGCGCCAAATCAGACGCACAACCTGCGCACAGGCCGTCTGAAACGGCGCAAGCATGGCATAATACGCAACGTCCGGCACGCTGCCGCCGATTACGCCACCATGAAAGAATATCCATGCAACATACACCCAAGAAAGTTTATCTGATACACGGCTGGGCGGCAAACCGTCATGTTTTCGACGACCTGATTCCGCGCCTGCCGAACGAATGGGATATCCAAGCCCTCAATCTGCCCGGCCACGGCGACGCGCCTTTTCACGGCGGGTTCGACGTGGCCGCCGCCGCCGACGCCTTCGCCGCACACATCACCGAACCGGCCTACCTGCTCGGCTGGTCGCTCGGCGGGCTGGTGTCGCTGTATATGGCCGCCCGCCATCCCGAAAAAGTGCGCGCCTTGTGTTTAACGGCAAGCTTTGCCCGCTTTCAGGCCGCGCCGGATTATCCCGAAGGTTTGAAAAATCCCGCGCTGGCAAAAATGATCGAACTGTTTGAGCAAGATTATCACAAATATATGAAACAGTTTCTTCAGTTGCAATTTTTATATGCCAAAGACCAGCACTCGGTATTGGAAAAAGTGTTGCCCGATATTGTGAAACACGGCGCACCTTCGGCTCTGCAAGCGGCGCTGGACGCGGTGGCCGAAGCCGATGCACGCGCTTTTCTTCCGCACATCAATGTGCCTTCGCTGCTGATTTTCGGTGCCAAAGATTCCATTACCCCGCCGCGTATGGGCGAATATCTGCACCGCCATCTGCCGCAAAGCCGGCTGCACATCATAGAAAAAGCCGCCCATGCTCCTTTTCTCACACAGGCGGCTGAATTTGCCCAAATACTGACAGACTTTGTGGAACGGCCTGAATCCGTTTCAACATAAACAGTGCTGCAATACAGTTTCAAATATATGCTTCACCATATTTTCAGACGGCCTCAAGCACTTCCATTCCGTGCATCAGGCCGTCTGAAAACGTTTATTTCAACACCACTTTAATCCAGCGGCTTACCCACTGCTTCTGCTTTTGCTCCATCAACACGGCGGAAGGCGTGAAATGTTGCTCCGGCACTTGGGCAAAATCGAACACTTTGGGCAGCGGCGTGCCTTTTACGGCAGGATAAACCCACATTTCAGACGGCAGTGCTTTTTGCACGTCGGCACTTTGCAGATAAGCCACCAATTTGGTCGCCAACACAGGCTGTTTGGCACCGCGCAATACCGCCGCGCCTTCAACCTGACGGAACACGCCGCCTTTCAAAAACAGATTGCCGGTGGGCGGCACGGTATATTTGCCTTTGCTGAAATGCACTTCGGCAGCGGGGCTGGTGGCATAGCTCACGATTAAAGGGCGCGAACCGCCGTTTTGGGTGAAATCGGTGTAGTAAGCGTCGCTCCAGCTTTTGGTAACTTTCACGCCGTTTTTGCGCATATCCGCCCACCATTTGAAGGCCTGCTCTTCACCCATGCCGCCGATATTGGCCATCAGGAAAGACAGGCCGGGGCTGGACGTGCCGGGATTCGGCGTTACCAGCAAATCTTTATAAGCCGGTTTGGTCAAGTCTTCGAGAGACTGGGGCAGCGGCAGCTTTTTCTCGTCGAACCATTTTTTATCGTAGTTCAGGGTTACATAAGCATAATCCACTGCTACTGCGCCGGGCAGCGAGGCATTGCCGGGCAGCGACGAAGGCTGTTTGTCGGCCAAAATATTGCTGTGAAGGGCTTTGCCGATATTGGCGTTGTCCAAACCATACACGGCATCGGCAATCGGATGGGCGCGACTCAAAATCAGTTTGTTGAGCATCTCATTGGCGCTGCCCGCTTCGATAACGGTAACTTTGGCGCCGTTATCGCGCTCGAATTTCGCAATGGTTTCTTTAGGCAGACTGAACGAAGAATGTACCGCCAGTCGTACTTCCGTTTGGGCGGCTACTTTGGCAGCCAACAATAACGCGCCCACTCCCAATAAAATACTGTGCTTTATTTTCATTTCATATTGTCCGTATCATAATGATGTGTGTTGTGAAATTATTTCAGTGCAACAGGTATGCCCCTCGTTACACTCAAAAATATCCATAAATCCGGATTCGGATATTTATTATTGATTTGATTGAGCGTTTGCCGACGATTGCGGGCATTTTAGTCGTATTTTTAAGACACAACCGCCCATATCAGCCGAAAGTGCAGCAAAACTGCATATTTTGCGGGTATTCTGTAACGCGGCACACAACGGGCTTTACCTCGCAAAACACCGCCGCAACAGCAAATACCAACAAAAACTAATCTTTTTTAACACTCAGAAAACTTTGTAAAATATTTTAAATACCATGATTTGTCAAACAGTTTGGTTGTTCGACCTCGACAATACCCTCCACCATGCCGACGCCGGAATCTTCACGCTCATCAACCGCAACATGACGGCTTATCTCGCCGAAAAGCTCGGTTTGGACGAGCAAACCGCTTCCGACGTGCGGCAAGACTACTGGCACCGCTACGGCGCCACGCTGGCAGGCTTGCAGAAACACCATCCCGAAATCTGTATTCATGACTTTCTGAGCCGCTGCCATCCGCTTGAAACCATCCTGCCGGCTTTGGTGCCGGTTGCCGACACCGCAGAAACTTTAGGCCGTCTGAAAGGTCGAAAAGCCATCTTTTCCAACGCGCCGTCGTTTTATGTGCAGGCGCTGGCCGATAGCATGAACATCTCTACCTACTTCGATGCCTTATACGGCACCGACGATTTCGGCCTGCTCTACAAACCGCACACCGATGCTTATCTCAATGTATGCAATATGCTCGACGCCGCGCCCGAATGTTGCATTATGGTTGACGACAGTGCCGACAATCTGCACGCCGCCAAAAAACTCGGCATGCGCACCGTGTGGTTCGACCAGCAGGCACACTCGCTGCCTTTTGTCGACTTTGCCGCAGCCGACATGCCGGCACTGGCTTCGTGGGCATCAAGTCTCGCCCTTTAGCCAACTATCTATTGAGTAATATTTTGATTAAAATAGCATCAGGTTTATTCATCATTATTCTTAAGGAAACATCATGCGCCATCTTGCCCTTTTCGCCGCACTCGCCATTCTGGCGGGCTGTTCTTGGGAAACTTACCAAACCGCCGACGGTCACACAGCTTTGAGACAAAAATATGAAAGCGGCACGCCCGTGGTGTATCAAGACGGCACCTATTCGCGCAATATGCGCCACAACCAATTCCGCCCCGAGCAACGCGCCGTTATCCGACACCACAGCGAACAAGATATCCGCGGCACACATTGGCAAAAACCGCAGATGCCCGAGAGCAGCGGCGAGCCGGTAAACGGTGCCACACCCGACACAGCGCAATAACCGCTATCCGAGAAGGCAGGCCGTCTGAACACGTTTTTCAGACGGCCTGCAATCCCATCATTACGATCATTTCTTTGTTTAGAGAAACACCATGAGCCAATCCTCCTTACACGTCGTTATCCTCGCAGCCGGCAAAGGCACGCGCATGTATTCCAAACTTCCCAAAGTGTTGCACGAAATCGGCGGCGAACCGATGGTGCAGCGGGTAATCGACACCGCCGGAAGCCTTAATCCGCAAAGCATCAACGTGGTGATCGGCCACGGCAAAGAGCAGGTTTTGGCGCGGGTAAAACGCGATGTGAACTGGGTGGAACAAACCGAACAGCTCGGCACCGGCCACGCCGTCAAAACGGCCTTGCCGCACCTGCCTAAAGAAGGCCGCACGCTCGTGCTTTACGGCGACGTGCCGCTCACCGATGCCGACACCCTGCACAAACTGCTCGAAGCCGCCGGCAACGAAGTCGGCCTGCTGACCGACGTGCTGGACGACCCCACAGGCTACGGCCGCATCATCCGCGAAGGCGGCAAAGTGGTGGCGATTGTCGAAGAAAAAGATGCCGATGCCGCCCAAAAAGCCGTGAAAGAAACCAACACCGGCATTCTCGTGTTGCCCAACGCCAAGCTCGAAGGCTGGCTGAACGCTCTGCAAAGCAACAACGCCCAAGGCGAATACTACTTGACCGACCTAATCGCACTTGCCAATTCAGACGGCATCGCCGTACACCCCGTACAGGTTGCCGCCTCTTACTTGGCGGCGGGCGTCAACAACAAAGTACAGCTTGCCGAGCTGGAGCGCATTTTCCAAAACAATCAGGCGCAAGCCTTGCTCAAAGCCGGCGTTACCCTGCGCGACCCCGCCCGCTTCGATTTGAGAGGCCGTCTGAAACACGGCCAAGATGTCGTGATCGACGTAAACGTGGTGATTGAAGGCGATGTCAAACTGGGCGACGACGTAGAAATCGGTGCCAACTGCGTGATTAAAAATGCCAAAATCGCTTCCGGCACCCAAATCGCCCCTTTCTCGCACCTCGAAGGTTGCGAAGTCGGCGAAGATGCCCGCATCGGCCCATTCGCCCGTTTGCGCCCCAACGCTAAACTCGCCGCCGACGTACACATCGGCAACTTCGTCGAAGTAAAAAACACCGTGATGGGCAAAGGCAGCAAAGCCAACCACCTCACCTACTTGGGCGATGCCGAAATCGGCAGCAAAACCAATATCGGCGCAGGCACCATTACCGCCAACTACGACGGCGTCAACAAACACAAAACCGAAATCGGCGACGAAGTGCGCATCGGCTCCAACGTCGTGCTCGTAGCTCCGGTGAAACTGGGCAACAAAGTCACCATCGGCGCAGGCAGTTCGATTACCAAAAACTGCGAAGACAACGCCCTCGTCCTCGCCCGCGCGCGCCAAACCGTGATTGAAGGCTGGATACGGCCGGAGAAAAGCGATAAGAAAACTTCTTGAAATTTCTACGGTCTCTTTTTCAGACGGCCTCCAGTCAAGCTTGAGGCCGTCTGAAAAACACAAACCGAAATGAACCAAACAGCCATTCAAAAACCAAATGATTTGTTTGGCTTAACCTTTCCCGTCAGGCCGTCTGAACGTCAGCCGGGCTGATTTCTTCCAACCACTTGATACTAAGGAACAATTATGTGCGGTATCGTAGGCGCCATCCGCGCCAAACACAATGTAGTGGACTTTCTCACCGACGGCTTAAAACGCCTCGAATACAGGGGCTACGACTCCTCGGGCATCGCCGTTAATTCGGACAACAAAATCAAACGTGTGCGCCGTGTCGGCCGTGTCGCCCTGATGGAAGAAGCCGCCAAAGAACGCGGCATGTTCGGCCATATCGGCATCGGCCACACCCGCTGGGCCACCCACGGCGGCGTTACCGAACCGAACGCCCACCCCCATATTTCCAGCGGCACGATCGCGGTGGTGCACAACGGCATCATCGAAAACTTTGAAGAAGAACGCGCCCGACTGCAAAAACTCGGCTATGTGTTTGAATCGCAAACCGATACCGAAGTGATTGCGCACAGCGTAACCCACGAATATCTGCAAAACGGCGACTTATTTGCCTCCGTAGAAGCTGCCTGCAAACGCTTTCACGGCGCATTTGCCATTGCCGTGATGGCACAAGACAACGCCGACCACATGGTAGTGGCGCGCATGGGCTGCCCGCTGCTGGTGGCATTCGGCGAAGACGAAACCTTTATCGCCTCCGACGTTTCCGCCGTGATCGCCTTCACCCGCAACATCGCCTACCTTGAAGACGGCGACATTGCCCTCTTGAGCGCCAAAGGCATCGAAAAACTGATTGATAAAAACGGCCAACCCGCCGAGCGCAAAGTGAAGGTATCCGAATTGTCGCTGGCTTCGCTCGAACTCGGTCCGTACAGCCACTTCATGCAAAAAGAAATCCACGAGCAGCCGCGCGCGATTGCCGATACCGCCGAAGTATTCTTGGAAGGCGGCTTCGAGCCGGAAAACTTCGGCGACAAAGCGCGTGAAGTGTTCAACGAAATCGACAGCATTAAAATTTTGGCCTGCGGCACATCCTATTATTCTGCATTAACCGCCAAATACTGGCTGGAAAGCATTGCCAAAGTGGCGACCGACGTCGAAATCGCCAGCGAATACCGCTACCGCGACGTAATCGCCAACCCCAAACAACTGGTGATTACCATTTCCCAGTCGGGCGAAACCCTCGACACCATGGAGGCCTTGAAATACGCCCAATCGCTCGGCCACAAACACAGCCTTTCCATCTGCAACGTGATGGAATCCTCCCTGCCGCGTGAAAGCGAATTGGTGCTGTACACCCGCGCCGGTGCCGAAATCGGCGTAGCGTCCACCAAAGCCTTCACCACCCAACTGGTGGTATTGTTCGGCTTGGCCGTTACTTTGGGCAAAATGCGCGGCCATGTTTCCGAAGCGCAGGCGCAGGAATACACCGAAGAACTGCGCCAACTGCCCGGCAGCATTCAACATGTGCTCAACCTCGAACCGCAAATTACCGCATGGTCGCAAAAATTCGCTTCTAAAAACAGCGCATTGTTCCTCGGTCGCGGTATTCACTACCCGATTGCGCTCGAAGGTGCGTTGAAGCTGAAAGAAATCACCTACATCCACGCCGAAGCCTACCCCGCCGGCGAACTGAAGCACGGCCCGTTGGCCTTGGTGGACGAAAACATGCCGGTGGTGGTGATTGCGCCCAACGATATGCTGCTTGATAAAGTCAAAGCCAACATGCAGGAAGTCGGCGCGCGCGGCGGCGAATTGTTTGTGTTTACCGACCTCGACAGCAACTTTAACGAAGACAAAGGCGTGCACGTTATCCGCACCCCGCGTCATGTCGGCGTGCTGTCACCCATCGTGCACACCATTCCCGTGCAGCTTCTGGCCTACCATGCCGCACTCGCACGCGGCACCGATGTGGATAAACCGCGTAACTTGGCTAAATCGGTTACGGTAGAGTAAACCGAATCGGTAAAAAGTTTGAGGCCGTCTGAAAAGAAATTTTCAGACGGCCTTTTAGGTTAAGCCAAGTCTGTTGCAGATAAACTTCATCCTTACAATGTTTAATCTTGCCGATATGCGAAAGGCCGTCTGAATTTTCAGACGGCCTTTTCATCATTGCCGATAAGTTTTATTCGGGACGCATTTGCGGAAACAGAATCACGTCGCGGATAGACGGCGCGTCGGTGAGCAGCATCACCAAGCGGTCCAAGCCGATGCCGCTGCCGCCGGTGGGAGGCAGGCCGTATTCCATGGCGCGGATGTAGTCGGCATCGTAGTGCATGGCTTCGTCGTCGCCGGCATCTTTCTGCGCTACTTGCGCTTTAAAGCGGGCGGCTTGGTCTTCGGGGTCGTTCAGCTCCGAATAGCCGTTGGCCAACTCGCGGCCGACGATAAACAGCTCGAAGCGGTCGGTTAAGCCGGGTTTGGTGTCGGATGCGCGTGCCAGCGGCGACACTTCCACCGGATAGTCGATGATAAACGTCGGATTCCACAGTTTGCTTTCCGCACAGCCTTCAAACAAGGCCAGTTGCAGGCTGCCGATACCGGGCGACGGTGGGATTTTTTCGCCGTGTTTCACGATTTCTTTTTTCAGCCATTCGGCATCGTTCAACTGCTCGTCGGTGTAGTGCGGGTTGTATTTTTTGATGGCTTCGAGAATGGTCAAACGCTCGAACGGGCTTTCCAAATCCACTTCTTTGCCGTTGTAGCTCACTTTGGCGGTGCCGCACACTTCTTTGGCAGCATGGCGGATCACGCCTTCGGTCATTTCCATCATGCGCTCGTAAGTGCAGAACGCTTCGTAGAATTCCATCATGGTGAATTCTGGGTTGTGGCGGGTGCTCATGCCTTCGTTGCGGAAGCTGCGGTTGATTTCAAACACGCGCTCCAAACCGCCTACGACCAAGCGTTTCAGATAAAGTTCGGGGGCGATGCGCAGGTAAAGCGGCATGTCGAGCGCGTTGTGGTGGGTAACGAAGGGCTTGGCCGTAGCACCGCCGGGAATCGGGTGCATCATCGGGGTTTCCACTTCGAGATAACGCTCGTTGACCATATAGTTGCGCACGGCTTGGATGATTTTGCTGCGCTTGATAAAGGTGTCGCGCGAATCTTGGTTGGTAATCAGATCGGCGTAACGCTGGCGGTATTTCTGCTCTTGGTCGGTCAGGCCTTTGTGTTTGTCGGGCAGCGGGCGCAGCGATTTGGTGAGCAAATGCAGCTTGGATGCGCGCACGGTCAGTTCGCCGTGGTTGGTATTGAACAGCGTGCCTTCCACGCCGATGATGTCGCCCAAATCCCAA
It encodes:
- the ruvA gene encoding Holliday junction branch migration protein RuvA; translation: MISRLTGKLIEKTPPQIVIDVGGVGYEVDVSMQTFYLLPPLGESVQLYTQLVVREDAHLLFGFASAAERATFRQLVKVSGIGAKTALGILSAMTSDELAQAVAQEDVKRLSSAPGIGKKTAERMVLELRGKLVSEQTAAGLFAPAAAPDETDDMVSTLLALGYNEREAKVAVKGIPAGTDVSEGVRLALKNLLK
- a CDS encoding septal ring lytic transglycosylase RlpA family protein, whose protein sequence is MTQAKRNFFTGTVAALVLGLAAPSVVQADAVVKAEKLNKSANMSYKVAGKRYHPLKKVSSFSQTGSASWYGGQFHGRKTSSGERYNMNAMTAAHKTLPIPSYARVTNLSNGKSVVVRINDRGPFHGSRVVDVSKAAAQKLGFIHKGTAKVRVEQIVPGRGASENFARQEAKNIYVNLKSFNSKAAAQDYVKRSGNHLKSADMSEKVSMVKQGRNYVVRMGPFQRQDHADTAKDRLLTSL
- the trmL gene encoding tRNA (uridine(34)/cytosine(34)/5-carboxymethylaminomethyluridine(34)-2'-O)-methyltransferase TrmL, which encodes MFTVVLYQPEIPPNTGNIIRLCANTGADLHLVKPLGFPLDSSKMKRAGLDYHEFAKITVHENFEDCVKALSGRRIFALTTKGSTRPDAAAFQPGDVFLFGPETRGLPADILNSLPEEQKLRLPMLPGSRSMNLSNTVAVMLFEAWRQNGYEDGA
- a CDS encoding ComF family protein, which codes for MDILSWWRNRRQRAGRCVLCHACAVSDGLCAGCASDLAQCRTDSANTCPSCTQTSVGAALCGQCQQKPPPFEKLWTSVYYEPPVSAMIHAFKHQADLSMQRPLSALMLDHAPPWLEEAEIDTVLAMPLSKERRLFRGFNQTDGLAEAVGRHYSLPVLSRHVVFRRPHAPQSTLKRDERKKNVKNAFVINNENNQQVKNRKILLVDDVVTTGATFEALAATLRRAGASAVFCWALARPQMKK
- the bioH gene encoding pimeloyl-ACP methyl ester esterase BioH, yielding MQHTPKKVYLIHGWAANRHVFDDLIPRLPNEWDIQALNLPGHGDAPFHGGFDVAAAADAFAAHITEPAYLLGWSLGGLVSLYMAARHPEKVRALCLTASFARFQAAPDYPEGLKNPALAKMIELFEQDYHKYMKQFLQLQFLYAKDQHSVLEKVLPDIVKHGAPSALQAALDAVAEADARAFLPHINVPSLLIFGAKDSITPPRMGEYLHRHLPQSRLHIIEKAAHAPFLTQAAEFAQILTDFVERPESVST
- a CDS encoding thiamine ABC transporter substrate-binding protein; amino-acid sequence: MKIKHSILLGVGALLLAAKVAAQTEVRLAVHSSFSLPKETIAKFERDNGAKVTVIEAGSANEMLNKLILSRAHPIADAVYGLDNANIGKALHSNILADKQPSSLPGNASLPGAVAVDYAYVTLNYDKKWFDEKKLPLPQSLEDLTKPAYKDLLVTPNPGTSSPGLSFLMANIGGMGEEQAFKWWADMRKNGVKVTKSWSDAYYTDFTQNGGSRPLIVSYATSPAAEVHFSKGKYTVPPTGNLFLKGGVFRQVEGAAVLRGAKQPVLATKLVAYLQSADVQKALPSEMWVYPAVKGTPLPKVFDFAQVPEQHFTPSAVLMEQKQKQWVSRWIKVVLK
- a CDS encoding pyrimidine 5'-nucleotidase; this encodes MICQTVWLFDLDNTLHHADAGIFTLINRNMTAYLAEKLGLDEQTASDVRQDYWHRYGATLAGLQKHHPEICIHDFLSRCHPLETILPALVPVADTAETLGRLKGRKAIFSNAPSFYVQALADSMNISTYFDALYGTDDFGLLYKPHTDAYLNVCNMLDAAPECCIMVDDSADNLHAAKKLGMRTVWFDQQAHSLPFVDFAAADMPALASWASSLAL
- a CDS encoding spore cortex protein — protein: MRHLALFAALAILAGCSWETYQTADGHTALRQKYESGTPVVYQDGTYSRNMRHNQFRPEQRAVIRHHSEQDIRGTHWQKPQMPESSGEPVNGATPDTAQ
- the glmU gene encoding bifunctional UDP-N-acetylglucosamine diphosphorylase/glucosamine-1-phosphate N-acetyltransferase GlmU gives rise to the protein MSQSSLHVVILAAGKGTRMYSKLPKVLHEIGGEPMVQRVIDTAGSLNPQSINVVIGHGKEQVLARVKRDVNWVEQTEQLGTGHAVKTALPHLPKEGRTLVLYGDVPLTDADTLHKLLEAAGNEVGLLTDVLDDPTGYGRIIREGGKVVAIVEEKDADAAQKAVKETNTGILVLPNAKLEGWLNALQSNNAQGEYYLTDLIALANSDGIAVHPVQVAASYLAAGVNNKVQLAELERIFQNNQAQALLKAGVTLRDPARFDLRGRLKHGQDVVIDVNVVIEGDVKLGDDVEIGANCVIKNAKIASGTQIAPFSHLEGCEVGEDARIGPFARLRPNAKLAADVHIGNFVEVKNTVMGKGSKANHLTYLGDAEIGSKTNIGAGTITANYDGVNKHKTEIGDEVRIGSNVVLVAPVKLGNKVTIGAGSSITKNCEDNALVLARARQTVIEGWIRPEKSDKKTS
- the glmS gene encoding glutamine--fructose-6-phosphate transaminase (isomerizing), encoding MCGIVGAIRAKHNVVDFLTDGLKRLEYRGYDSSGIAVNSDNKIKRVRRVGRVALMEEAAKERGMFGHIGIGHTRWATHGGVTEPNAHPHISSGTIAVVHNGIIENFEEERARLQKLGYVFESQTDTEVIAHSVTHEYLQNGDLFASVEAACKRFHGAFAIAVMAQDNADHMVVARMGCPLLVAFGEDETFIASDVSAVIAFTRNIAYLEDGDIALLSAKGIEKLIDKNGQPAERKVKVSELSLASLELGPYSHFMQKEIHEQPRAIADTAEVFLEGGFEPENFGDKAREVFNEIDSIKILACGTSYYSALTAKYWLESIAKVATDVEIASEYRYRDVIANPKQLVITISQSGETLDTMEALKYAQSLGHKHSLSICNVMESSLPRESELVLYTRAGAEIGVASTKAFTTQLVVLFGLAVTLGKMRGHVSEAQAQEYTEELRQLPGSIQHVLNLEPQITAWSQKFASKNSALFLGRGIHYPIALEGALKLKEITYIHAEAYPAGELKHGPLALVDENMPVVVIAPNDMLLDKVKANMQEVGARGGELFVFTDLDSNFNEDKGVHVIRTPRHVGVLSPIVHTIPVQLLAYHAALARGTDVDKPRNLAKSVTVE
- the lysS gene encoding lysine--tRNA ligase, with protein sequence MSEQNNPQTEPQLDENQIIALRREKLNELRKHGTAFPNQYKRDAFAGDLQAQYGSLEKAELDPQEIPVKVAGRMMLQRAMGKASFATIQDVSGQIQVYVNNQGVGEDVHNAFKHWDLGDIIGVEGTLFNTNHGELTVRASKLHLLTKSLRPLPDKHKGLTDQEQKYRQRYADLITNQDSRDTFIKRSKIIQAVRNYMVNERYLEVETPMMHPIPGGATAKPFVTHHNALDMPLYLRIAPELYLKRLVVGGLERVFEINRSFRNEGMSTRHNPEFTMMEFYEAFCTYERMMEMTEGVIRHAAKEVCGTAKVSYNGKEVDLESPFERLTILEAIKKYNPHYTDEQLNDAEWLKKEIVKHGEKIPPSPGIGSLQLALFEGCAESKLWNPTFIIDYPVEVSPLARASDTKPGLTDRFELFIVGRELANGYSELNDPEDQAARFKAQVAQKDAGDDEAMHYDADYIRAMEYGLPPTGGSGIGLDRLVMLLTDAPSIRDVILFPQMRPE